One segment of Bradyrhizobium sp. WD16 DNA contains the following:
- a CDS encoding helix-turn-helix domain-containing protein, with the protein MTSLPESRFDTRSLPSRIGLDMWQEQISVLFDARVQKADQDGFFASVHAWLIDDVGIGHVRGSAQQFSRSRHKIARDGMDGYVLQFYSRGESMSRDDYSVARPADLYLIDMAQPLATVTTEHAQLSIAVPRRLLSPLLKNPDDCHELVLPARLPLVCLLRDTCASLAQNLGNMSTGTARLALPSILQLAAAVVNAEVDEEKEAAVRTALADAVRRHIETHLLEPHLSAETVMRAFGMSRRTLYRLFEAAGGFKAYLQRQRLRRAWDALRAAGLRHLSIAEIAELHGFANPESFTRSFRSLFDLTPREARHLPEREILRHRRARSATDWPQWLRQIGC; encoded by the coding sequence ATGACAAGCCTGCCGGAATCCCGCTTCGACACACGCAGCCTGCCGTCCAGGATCGGCCTCGACATGTGGCAGGAACAGATCAGCGTGCTGTTCGATGCGCGCGTTCAGAAAGCCGATCAGGACGGCTTCTTTGCCTCCGTCCACGCCTGGCTGATCGATGATGTCGGCATCGGCCACGTCCGTGGCAGCGCCCAGCAGTTCAGCCGTTCGCGCCACAAGATCGCCCGTGACGGCATGGACGGATACGTGCTGCAGTTCTACAGCCGCGGCGAGAGCATGAGCCGCGACGACTATTCCGTCGCCAGGCCCGCCGACCTCTACCTGATCGACATGGCCCAGCCGCTGGCCACGGTCACCACCGAGCACGCGCAATTGAGCATCGCCGTGCCACGACGCCTGCTGTCGCCGCTGCTGAAGAACCCCGACGACTGTCACGAGCTGGTGTTGCCGGCACGTCTGCCGCTGGTCTGTCTGCTGCGCGACACCTGCGCGAGCCTCGCGCAGAACCTCGGCAACATGTCGACCGGGACTGCGCGGCTGGCGCTGCCCTCCATCCTGCAGCTCGCTGCCGCCGTGGTGAATGCGGAAGTCGACGAGGAAAAAGAGGCCGCGGTGCGGACGGCGCTGGCCGACGCCGTCCGGCGCCATATCGAAACGCACCTGCTGGAGCCGCATCTTTCAGCGGAAACCGTCATGCGGGCTTTCGGCATGTCGCGCCGGACGCTCTATCGGCTGTTCGAGGCTGCGGGCGGCTTCAAGGCCTATCTTCAGAGACAGCGGCTGCGACGCGCCTGGGACGCGTTGCGTGCCGCCGGACTGCGGCATCTGTCGATTGCCGAGATCGCAGAACTGCATGGTTTTGCCAATCCGGAGAGCTTCACCCGCAGCTTCCGAAGCCTGTTCGACCTGACGCCGCGCGAAGCGCGCCATCTCCCGGAGCGCGAGATCCTGCGGCATCGTCGTGCAAGAAGTGCGACCGACTGGCCGCAATGGCTCCGCCAGATCGGCTGCTAG
- a CDS encoding outer membrane protein, whose amino-acid sequence MKKVLLAGAAVVVLATSASAADLAARAPATYTKAPAMVSPLTNWSGFYAGVMGGYGWSSNSGGNNFKGGFGGGTIGYNWQAAQFVFGVEADAAGSSIKAAATSDGVTVNDSIRALGSATGRLGVAVNSALLYVKGGYAFANNRVNALSGGVSFTESKMHSGWTLGGGVEYMFLPHWSAKAEYMYSDFAGKNYFSNVVVGGIDSGRQQIHTVKGGINYHFN is encoded by the coding sequence ATGAAAAAAGTTCTTCTCGCCGGCGCGGCCGTGGTCGTTCTGGCAACCTCCGCATCCGCGGCGGATCTCGCGGCGCGCGCCCCGGCGACCTACACCAAGGCTCCGGCGATGGTGTCGCCGCTGACCAACTGGTCCGGCTTCTACGCCGGTGTGATGGGCGGCTATGGCTGGTCCAGCAACTCCGGCGGCAACAACTTCAAGGGCGGCTTCGGCGGCGGCACGATCGGCTACAACTGGCAGGCCGCTCAGTTCGTCTTCGGTGTCGAAGCCGACGCGGCCGGCTCCAGCATCAAGGCCGCCGCGACCAGCGACGGCGTGACCGTCAACGATTCGATCCGGGCGCTGGGCTCGGCGACGGGGCGCCTCGGCGTTGCCGTCAACTCGGCGCTGCTCTACGTCAAGGGCGGCTATGCCTTCGCGAACAACCGCGTCAACGCCCTCAGCGGCGGCGTGAGCTTCACCGAGAGCAAGATGCACTCGGGCTGGACCCTCGGCGGCGGCGTCGAATACATGTTCCTGCCGCACTGGTCGGCCAAGGCGGAATACATGTACAGCGATTTCGCCGGCAAGAATTACTTCAGCAACGTCGTGGTCGGTGGCATCGATTCGGGCCGTCAGCAGATCCACACCGTCAAGGGCGGCATCAACTACCACTTCAACTGA
- a CDS encoding cupredoxin family copper-binding protein encodes MAGAVMALQAHAAQDSGATITIDNFTFAPAELRVPIGTVVTWVNRDDTPHTVVDSHQAFRAKALDTDDSYSFTFMTAGEFDYFCSLHPFMTAKVVVTP; translated from the coding sequence ATGGCCGGCGCGGTGATGGCCTTGCAGGCGCACGCCGCGCAGGATTCGGGGGCCACCATCACGATCGATAATTTCACCTTTGCTCCCGCGGAGCTGAGAGTGCCGATCGGCACCGTCGTCACCTGGGTCAATCGCGACGACACGCCCCACACGGTCGTCGACAGTCACCAGGCGTTCCGCGCCAAGGCGCTCGATACCGACGACTCCTACAGCTTCACATTCATGACCGCGGGCGAGTTCGATTATTTCTGCAGCCTGCACCCGTTCATGACGGCAAAGGTCGTCGTCACGCCTTGA
- a CDS encoding metallophosphoesterase, with the protein MSRRQTADGGSQPNRRDTLECMVWAGTGVLWAMSGGVPVARGLLGDAQAAAASDFSFLQMSDSHIGFNKAANPDALGTLREAVARVKALAVKPSFIIHTGDITHLSKPAEFDNADQVYAETALQMHAVPGEHDLIDEDRGKAYLDRYGKGTNGAGWYSFDDHGVHFIGLVNVADLKAGGLGNLGTEQLAWLENDLKDKSASTPIVVFAHIPLYVLYRQWGWGTDDGERALALLKRFGSVTVLNGHIHQLAQKVEGNMTFHTALSTAFPQPSPGSAPSPGPMVVPAERLRSLLGLSTVTLRQGNKPLAIVDTTLAT; encoded by the coding sequence ATGAGCCGAAGGCAGACCGCGGATGGCGGATCTCAGCCGAACCGCCGCGATACCCTCGAATGCATGGTGTGGGCCGGAACCGGCGTGCTCTGGGCCATGAGCGGCGGCGTCCCTGTCGCCCGCGGCCTGCTCGGCGACGCTCAGGCCGCGGCCGCATCGGACTTCAGCTTCCTGCAGATGAGCGACAGCCATATCGGCTTCAACAAGGCCGCCAATCCCGATGCGCTCGGCACCCTGCGCGAAGCCGTCGCCAGGGTGAAAGCACTGGCGGTGAAGCCCTCGTTCATCATCCATACCGGCGATATCACCCATCTGTCGAAACCGGCCGAATTCGACAATGCCGATCAGGTCTATGCCGAGACGGCCCTGCAAATGCACGCCGTTCCCGGCGAGCACGACCTCATCGACGAGGACCGGGGCAAGGCCTATCTCGACCGCTATGGCAAGGGCACGAACGGCGCCGGCTGGTACAGCTTCGACGATCACGGCGTCCACTTCATCGGACTCGTCAATGTCGCCGATCTCAAGGCCGGCGGTCTCGGCAATCTCGGCACCGAGCAATTGGCCTGGCTCGAGAATGACCTGAAAGACAAGTCCGCCAGCACGCCGATCGTGGTCTTCGCCCACATTCCGCTCTACGTCCTCTACCGGCAATGGGGATGGGGCACCGACGACGGCGAGCGCGCGCTGGCGTTGCTCAAGCGGTTCGGCTCCGTCACCGTGCTGAACGGCCACATCCACCAGCTGGCGCAGAAGGTCGAAGGCAACATGACCTTCCATACCGCGCTGTCGACGGCCTTTCCGCAGCCGTCGCCGGGCTCGGCGCCGTCACCCGGACCGATGGTCGTTCCCGCGGAACGGCTGCGGAGCCTTCTCGGATTGTCCACCGTCACGCTGCGCCAGGGCAACAAGCCGCTCGCCATCGTCGACACGACGCTCGCGACCTAG
- a CDS encoding c-type cytochrome, whose protein sequence is MRSTLLGVLATGAFALGAATAAQAQQSGAATQPIFDTGKNEYEAHCAVCHGARGEGNGPYAPYLTSAVPNLTTLTKRNGGVFPVVRVYETIDGRQRVPAHGPTDMPIWGPRYSAEIGEGLYDDIRVNREAYTRARVLLLTEYIYRLQAQ, encoded by the coding sequence ATGCGCTCGACCTTGCTTGGAGTTCTGGCGACCGGCGCCTTCGCGCTCGGCGCCGCGACAGCGGCCCAAGCGCAGCAAAGCGGCGCCGCAACGCAACCGATATTCGATACGGGCAAGAACGAGTACGAGGCCCACTGCGCCGTGTGCCATGGCGCCCGTGGTGAAGGCAACGGACCCTATGCGCCATACCTGACCAGCGCGGTCCCAAACCTCACAACACTTACCAAGCGCAACGGCGGCGTCTTCCCCGTGGTGCGGGTCTACGAGACGATCGACGGACGCCAGCGGGTGCCCGCCCACGGCCCGACCGACATGCCGATCTGGGGGCCACGCTACAGCGCCGAGATCGGCGAGGGCCTCTACGACGACATCCGTGTCAATCGCGAAGCCTATACACGCGCCCGCGTTCTGCTTCTGACCGAGTACATCTACCGGCTGCAGGCGCAATAG
- a CDS encoding ABC transporter substrate-binding protein, which yields MSLNAICRNVFGRNAVSRRVWLGMAFATLAQTIARASDVAPGASVRLGILQFGTIQWLADVIRRHHFDAAHDVMLQTVKLATAEAGRIALMAGSADIVVSDWTMVASQRAAGIRLCFAPFSSAVGGIMVGSDTPLRTLGDLKGRKIGVAGGPLDKSWLIVRAAAQTAHGLDLGSEAQITYGAPPLLNGKMQQGEFDAVLTYWTFAARLEAAGFRQMLSVADCARDLGLPGQLDLLGFVFHEDWARQQRSAIDGFLAAAAAAERLLATSDAEWEAVRPLMDAPDDALFSGLKRRFLDGLAHRSAEEQQRTAEQLFAVLVRTGGTRATGGLSELPQGIFWR from the coding sequence ATGAGCCTGAACGCCATCTGCAGGAATGTCTTCGGTCGCAATGCCGTCAGCCGACGTGTTTGGCTCGGCATGGCCTTCGCCACCCTTGCGCAAACGATCGCCCGGGCGAGCGATGTCGCCCCCGGCGCGAGCGTTCGGCTCGGCATCCTGCAATTCGGCACCATCCAGTGGCTCGCCGACGTCATCCGTCGCCATCATTTCGATGCCGCGCACGATGTCATGCTGCAGACCGTCAAGCTCGCCACCGCCGAGGCAGGGCGGATCGCGCTGATGGCGGGTTCGGCCGACATCGTGGTGTCCGACTGGACCATGGTCGCAAGCCAGCGCGCCGCCGGAATCAGGCTCTGCTTCGCACCGTTTTCCAGCGCCGTGGGCGGCATCATGGTCGGATCCGACACGCCATTGCGAACGCTGGGCGATCTCAAGGGGCGTAAGATCGGCGTCGCAGGGGGACCGCTCGACAAGTCATGGCTCATCGTCCGGGCTGCGGCGCAGACCGCTCACGGCCTCGATCTCGGCTCCGAAGCGCAGATCACCTACGGCGCACCGCCGCTCCTGAACGGCAAGATGCAGCAGGGCGAATTCGACGCGGTGCTGACCTATTGGACTTTCGCGGCCCGGCTCGAGGCCGCGGGGTTCCGGCAGATGCTGTCGGTTGCCGACTGCGCCCGGGATCTCGGCCTTCCAGGCCAGCTCGACCTGCTCGGCTTCGTCTTCCACGAGGATTGGGCGCGGCAGCAACGTTCCGCTATCGACGGATTCCTGGCGGCCGCCGCCGCGGCTGAGCGCCTGTTGGCGACGTCCGATGCCGAATGGGAGGCGGTGCGGCCGCTGATGGACGCGCCGGACGATGCCTTGTTCTCCGGCCTGAAGCGGCGTTTCCTCGATGGCCTGGCCCATCGATCGGCCGAGGAGCAGCAGCGCACGGCGGAGCAGCTGTTTGCCGTTCTCGTCAGGACAGGCGGTACACGCGCAACCGGCGGTCTTTCGGAGCTGCCGCAGGGAATCTTCTGGCGGTAA
- a CDS encoding ABC transporter permease, producing the protein MEPNSSRARRAAALRSTLSLAAFIALWWLGAVLAGSPQLLPSPADVLIVTWRELASGAMLSNIGITLLRVSIAFSLSMIVGSTIGYLAGRSVRGNAYINPWLIISLNMPVLLVIILVYIWIGLNETAAVLAVIIAKTPTVIVTIREGTRALDRGLEDVAAVFHLPLLRRMRRIVLPQLSPYMAAAGRSGLSITWKIVLIVELLGRPNGVGFEMNLFFQSFNVAGVLAYGLAFAAIMLIVETTLLQPWEQRANAWRRP; encoded by the coding sequence ATGGAGCCCAACAGCAGTCGAGCCCGACGTGCAGCGGCGCTCCGCAGCACTCTGTCGCTGGCCGCCTTCATCGCCTTGTGGTGGCTCGGCGCTGTCCTGGCCGGGTCGCCCCAGTTGCTGCCCTCGCCCGCGGACGTGCTGATCGTCACATGGCGGGAGCTGGCGAGCGGCGCGATGCTCTCCAACATCGGCATCACGCTGTTGCGCGTCTCGATTGCCTTCTCGCTGTCGATGATCGTCGGCAGCACGATCGGCTACCTCGCCGGGCGCTCGGTGCGCGGCAACGCCTATATCAATCCCTGGCTGATCATCAGCCTGAACATGCCGGTCCTTCTGGTCATCATTCTCGTCTACATCTGGATCGGTCTGAACGAAACCGCCGCGGTGCTGGCGGTGATCATCGCCAAGACGCCGACGGTGATCGTGACGATCCGCGAGGGGACGCGGGCCCTCGACCGAGGTCTGGAGGATGTTGCGGCGGTCTTTCATCTTCCCCTGCTGCGCCGGATGCGCAGGATCGTCCTGCCGCAGCTCTCGCCATATATGGCGGCCGCAGGCCGCAGCGGACTATCGATTACCTGGAAGATCGTCCTGATCGTGGAACTGCTCGGGCGACCCAACGGCGTCGGCTTCGAGATGAACCTGTTCTTTCAGAGCTTCAACGTCGCCGGGGTGCTGGCCTACGGTCTTGCCTTCGCCGCGATCATGCTGATCGTGGAAACGACCCTTCTGCAGCCATGGGAGCAGCGGGCCAATGCCTGGCGACGTCCTTGA
- a CDS encoding ABC transporter ATP-binding protein, protein MPGDVLEVRIETKTYRANTGQGRKVLRDIAFSASPGSVLALFGPSGTGKTTTLRIVTGLDADFAGRILRPSRRLGVMFQEPNLAPWLTVNDNLRLVVTDGVPEPDIPAILEEVGVAASGKSLPRQLSLGMARRVAFARALAVSPGVLILDEPFASLDRQAAGGLAAVIRHRADDMGTTVLLATHDLDHVLPIADRILILFGQPARLVADVALPSKMDAGARMQFRGELLARFPFLGTIEENAPPESSGPPAIGPSPPPGDG, encoded by the coding sequence ATGCCTGGCGACGTCCTTGAGGTCCGGATCGAGACGAAGACCTACCGTGCCAATACCGGCCAGGGGCGGAAGGTTCTGCGCGACATCGCCTTCTCCGCGTCGCCGGGCTCGGTTCTGGCCCTGTTCGGTCCATCCGGCACGGGCAAGACCACCACGCTGCGCATCGTGACGGGGCTCGATGCCGATTTCGCGGGGCGCATACTGCGTCCCTCCCGGCGGCTCGGCGTGATGTTTCAGGAGCCGAACCTGGCGCCGTGGCTGACGGTCAATGACAACCTCCGCCTCGTCGTCACCGATGGCGTGCCGGAGCCGGACATCCCGGCCATTCTCGAAGAGGTCGGGGTCGCCGCTTCGGGCAAGAGCCTTCCCCGCCAGCTCTCGCTCGGCATGGCGAGGCGCGTCGCCTTCGCGCGGGCGCTGGCGGTGTCGCCAGGCGTGCTGATCCTCGACGAGCCGTTCGCATCGCTCGACCGGCAGGCGGCCGGCGGTCTTGCCGCGGTGATCAGGCATCGGGCGGACGACATGGGAACGACGGTGCTGCTCGCGACCCACGATCTCGATCATGTGCTCCCGATCGCGGATCGCATTTTGATCCTGTTCGGCCAGCCGGCCAGGCTGGTTGCGGATGTCGCGCTGCCGTCCAAGATGGATGCCGGGGCAAGGATGCAGTTTCGGGGAGAACTCCTCGCCCGCTTTCCTTTCCTGGGAACCATCGAAGAGAATGCGCCGCCGGAATCATCCGGCCCGCCCGCCATTGGACCCTCGCCGCCCCCGGGCGACGGCTGA